From Candidatus Methylacidithermus pantelleriae, one genomic window encodes:
- a CDS encoding acyl carrier protein, which yields MSRLEGAGVYGDSRLGKSGGEGARVSEKKEGQIQGTEVTLEELQELLQQSCMLSVPKEKIREETPLFGPGGLGLDSIDALQLIVAIQQKYGVSVEDPEEARQALATLAQLRHWLSRKLELSP from the coding sequence GTGAGCCGATTGGAAGGGGCCGGGGTCTACGGCGATAGCCGCTTGGGGAAAAGTGGTGGAGAAGGAGCGCGGGTGAGCGAAAAAAAAGAGGGCCAGATCCAGGGGACAGAAGTCACGCTGGAGGAATTGCAAGAACTTCTCCAGCAAAGCTGCATGCTTTCGGTGCCCAAAGAGAAGATTCGCGAAGAAACCCCTCTTTTTGGACCCGGGGGTCTCGGGCTGGATTCTATTGACGCTTTACAACTTATAGTGGCCATCCAACAAAAGTATGGCGTAAGTGTCGAAGATCCCGAGGAGGCCCGTCAAGCTCTGGCGACCCTGGCCCAGCTGCGCCATTGGTTGTCGCGGAAACTGGAACTTTCCCCATGA
- a CDS encoding NAD(P)/FAD-dependent oxidoreductase codes for MNQSFDVAIVGGGPAGSASAILLAKAGLRVVLVEKERFPRFHIGESLLPYANPILRDLGVWEELEAAGFMPKLGAEFVLSNSSSLQRFWFSDSLPAGYQRTFQVERARFDSILLEQAVRSGVTLFCPARVCDVSFGQDQLTLRYQEEGRGRRVDELSSFWLLDATGRDAWLARRLRLPQEPCPLPKRCAVYAHFAGVRRNDGRAEGHITIVRLPDGWAWFIPLDSVKTSVGLVQTVETFTQRRETPEEFFLRVQGEHRELSYRMRHAHRLSDYYVTADYSYRYRIVAGPRWLLLGDAAGFIDPIFSSGVTIALRSARLAAQYVRRAWLADKRAFRQSEQARYTRAIQDMTGVFYQMIRMFYDPKSFEVFMVPKPPLGLRQGVLQLLAGNTEPSFWIRWRVWLFYGICWLNQRWQIVPRLSYSQAR; via the coding sequence ATGAACCAGTCGTTCGATGTAGCGATCGTTGGCGGTGGGCCCGCGGGAAGTGCGTCGGCCATTCTCTTAGCCAAGGCTGGGCTTCGGGTTGTGCTTGTTGAGAAGGAACGCTTCCCACGCTTTCACATTGGAGAATCGCTTCTTCCCTATGCCAATCCGATCTTACGGGACCTTGGGGTATGGGAGGAGCTGGAAGCGGCTGGTTTCATGCCTAAGCTAGGAGCGGAGTTTGTTCTCTCCAACTCGTCGTCGCTCCAAAGATTCTGGTTTAGCGATAGTCTTCCAGCTGGGTACCAACGGACGTTCCAGGTAGAACGTGCTCGGTTTGATAGCATCCTTTTGGAACAGGCGGTGCGCTCTGGCGTTACGCTTTTTTGTCCTGCCCGAGTGTGTGACGTCTCCTTTGGTCAGGATCAACTGACCCTCCGGTACCAGGAGGAGGGAAGGGGAAGGAGGGTTGATGAGCTTTCAAGTTTTTGGTTGCTGGATGCAACAGGCCGGGACGCGTGGCTTGCGCGTAGGTTACGCCTTCCCCAGGAACCCTGCCCGCTTCCCAAGCGGTGTGCTGTCTACGCCCACTTTGCCGGGGTGCGCCGCAATGACGGAAGGGCAGAAGGCCACATCACCATTGTCCGGCTCCCGGATGGCTGGGCTTGGTTCATTCCCCTGGACAGCGTCAAAACTTCGGTGGGCTTGGTGCAGACGGTGGAAACTTTTACCCAGCGTCGCGAAACCCCGGAAGAGTTTTTTCTGCGTGTCCAAGGGGAGCATCGCGAGCTTTCCTACCGGATGCGCCATGCTCACCGCCTTTCCGACTATTACGTGACCGCCGATTACAGCTACCGGTACCGCATCGTTGCCGGGCCAAGGTGGCTTTTGCTAGGGGATGCTGCGGGGTTTATCGATCCCATCTTTTCTTCCGGGGTTACGATAGCACTTCGGAGTGCTCGATTGGCGGCGCAGTACGTCCGGCGGGCGTGGTTAGCTGACAAACGAGCGTTTCGTCAGAGCGAACAAGCGCGTTACACTCGTGCCATCCAGGACATGACCGGGGTTTTCTACCAGATGATCCGCATGTTTTACGACCCAAAAAGTTTTGAGGTATTTATGGTTCCTAAACCCCCGTTGGGCCTTCGGCAAGGGGTGCTCCAGCTTCTGGCCGGAAACACAGAACCCTCGTTTTGGATTCGATGGCGGGTATGGCTTTTTTATGGCATCTGCTGGCTGAACCAGCGGTGGCAAATCGTTCCCAGGTTATCCTACTCCCAAGCGCGGTGA